The following proteins come from a genomic window of Amphiura filiformis chromosome 16, Afil_fr2py, whole genome shotgun sequence:
- the LOC140136549 gene encoding kelch repeat and BTB domain-containing protein 2-like translates to MAAFKQDQCVQRVGNQSHLSRLSSGLNQLRQQAAFCDVNIIVGDQRFPAHKAVLSCASDYFQGMFSSGFQESTMSEITVPGTEESFAQILDFAYTGYFTLSLRTVTGILQMACYMVIPEAMDLCAEYLREVKDSFTIEDYYEIWCITSNHSNLADIAQLYRSYLAQRFSECVQPNVFLENSSANVMLEILSDEDIETDNMTEEHILQGTVMWLKYDWEQRKVHAVDLLQKIRLGLVPIDRLHKILGDELLAVPECKDIVEEVIKLSATKDTASPPLVKSHPELFATRNTITARLEEDYDHASTAPIILLTCKTKTACYNITKLADVPNRYPYSDDKFFKAFVSNENQLYAAIDVGYYDGPDGETRYNWLKENNFFWYKSETNEWILLPPMPELLIYPRMVQIKEYIYLIGEVKIDTSKNMIQRFSIGSKSWEILVDDILIESLFAVALPTGQILVKGEQVRAGPNPDGSPYAGFRAVVVALYKPATNELLDVSVDKTLDLSSLFVANNNGCYLFTRSKDKEPEQVNRVILDFDCDRPSMVIGEVVEDETIDIEKQFYPEFTFDKRKLGLVQVPCECESHVK, encoded by the coding sequence ATGGCCGCATTCAAGCAAGATCAGTGTGTCCAACGCGTTGGGAATCAGTCCCACTTGTCTCGTCTATCCTCAGGACTGAACCAGTTGAGACAACAGGCAGCCTTCTGTGATGTCAACATCATTGTTGGAGATCAAAGATTTCCTGCTCACAAAGCAGTTCTAAGCTGTGCAAGTGACTACTTCCAAGGAATGTTCTCTTCAGGGTTTCAAGAAAGCACAATGAGTGAGATAACTGTTCCTGGAACGGAAGAAAGCTTTGCCCAAATCTTGGACTTTGCTTATACGGGATACTTTACTCTCTCCTTACGAACTGTCACAGGCATTCTCCAAATGGCTTGTTACATGGTGATACCTGAAGCAATGGATTTATGTGCTGAGTATCTGAGAGAGGTCAAGGATAGTTTCACAATTGAAGACTATTATGAGATATGGTGCATTACAAGCAATCATAGCAATCTTGCAGACATTGCACAATTGTATAGAAGTTACCTTGCACAGCGCTTCTCTGAGTGTGTTCAACCCAATGTGTTCCTGGAAAATTCTTCAGCAAATGTGATGCTGGAGATTCTGAGTGACGAAGATATTGAGACAGACAACATGACGGAAGAACATATTCTGCAAGGAACAGTGATGTGGCTCAAGTATGATTGGGAGCAGCGCAAAGTCCATGCAGTTGACCTCCTGCAGAAGATACGTCTTGGTTTGGTGCCAATCGACCGACTCCACAAGATCCTAGGTGATGAGTTACTAGCTGTACCAGAGTGTAAGGACATTGTGGAGGAGGTTATCAAGTTGAGTGCTACCAAGGATACAGCTTCCCCACCATTGGTCAAAAGTCACCCAGAGTTGTTTGCTACTAGAAACACTATCACAGCTAGGTTGGAAGAAGACTATGATCATGCCAGCACAGCTCCCATAATTTTATTAACATGTAAAACTAAAACGGCATGTTATAATATAACTAAGTTGGCTGATGTTCCTAATCGATATCCATATTCTGACGACAAATTTTTCAAGGCATTTGTCAGCAATGAGAATCAATTGTATGCTGCAATTGATGTTGGATATTATGATGGACCAGATGGTGAAACTCGTTACAACTGGCTTAAGGAAAATAACTTTTTCTGGTACAAGTCTGAGACGAATGAATGGATCTTGCTTCCACCAATGCCTGAATTATTGATCTATCCTAGAATGGTGCAAATAAAAGAATACATATATTTGATTGGTGAAGTTAAAATTGACACGTCCAAGAATATGATTCAACGATTCAGTATTGGCAGTAAATCGTGGGAAATTCTTGTAGACGACATATTGATTGAATCATTATTTGCTGTTGCACTACCAACAGGACAGATATTAGTTAAAGGGGAGCAAGTTAGAGCAGGTCCCAATCCTGATGGCAGTCCTTATGCCGGATTCCGGGCTGTCGTAGTTGCTTTGTATAAACCAGCTACCAATGAATTACTGGATGTCTCTGTTGATAAAACATTAGATTTATCGTCTCTCTTTGTGGCGAATAATAATGGCTGCTACCTGTTTACTCGAAGCAAAGACAAAGAGCCAGAACAAGTAAACAGAGTCATCCTTGACTTTGACTGTGATAGGCCTTCAATGGTTATTGGAGAGGTCGTTGAAGATGAAACAATAGATATAGAAAAGCAATTTTATCCAGAATTTACTTTTGACAAGCGTAAACTTGGGTTGGTTCAAGTGCCTTGTGAGTGTGAATCACATGTGAAGTAA